From the genome of Acaryochloris thomasi RCC1774, one region includes:
- a CDS encoding glycoside hydrolase family 1 protein, whose protein sequence is MTSTQPFLWGVATSGYQSEGGFNGPDQPQNNWSQAEQSGEVMTTGAASEFWQRYEDDFTTCKQMGLTAFRMGLEWPRIQPTTDHQTGLAPTYDRAAIDAYADRIAACRRQGLEPIVTLQHFTHPAWLGIDAWLEERTISAFADYVQVTVTQLNRRLVEVHELAPIHWYITINEPNILVNNTYLNDQFPSETKGGLDHIFRAYSHLLAAHVYAYNLIHDTYEAQGWPTPKVSLNTYCSDLYWSDQLIWDLLLSRQRGIQRADLSDYVYNSAKRLETALSEANFPFKRDLPYRLGQAVRWVANQAGHRTFEASKLEKFFQVLEGSVRSQVVDYLAFDYYDPFLAHTLRFPIFSDFEFETKGLRSWLVSGMMSKWWEWRSLPNGLYFFTQYYAQAFPDLPILIAENGMALRRKPDNSIVAPRQDQLSRSDFLKAHLGQVQRLREEKIPLVGYMHWSLTDNYEWGSYTPRFGLFSIDFTQGGERQKVDQLGDCPSETYAAFIQQQKSTAIVKLHADGS, encoded by the coding sequence ATGACTTCTACCCAACCCTTTCTCTGGGGTGTTGCCACCTCTGGTTATCAAAGCGAAGGGGGCTTCAACGGCCCCGACCAGCCCCAAAACAACTGGTCTCAAGCAGAACAATCCGGAGAGGTGATGACAACGGGTGCAGCGTCAGAGTTCTGGCAGCGCTATGAAGACGACTTTACAACCTGCAAACAGATGGGGCTAACGGCATTCCGAATGGGCCTAGAATGGCCACGGATTCAGCCAACCACGGACCACCAAACGGGCCTTGCTCCCACCTATGACCGCGCCGCCATCGATGCCTATGCCGATCGGATCGCCGCCTGTCGCCGCCAGGGGTTAGAACCGATTGTCACGCTGCAGCACTTTACCCATCCCGCTTGGCTGGGAATAGATGCATGGCTAGAGGAGCGGACCATTAGCGCTTTTGCTGATTACGTTCAGGTGACGGTGACGCAGCTCAATCGTCGATTAGTAGAGGTTCATGAGCTAGCGCCAATCCACTGGTATATCACGATTAACGAACCCAATATTCTCGTCAACAACACCTATCTCAATGATCAATTTCCTTCAGAGACAAAGGGCGGTCTGGACCATATTTTTCGAGCCTACAGTCATTTATTAGCGGCCCATGTCTACGCCTACAATTTAATTCACGACACCTACGAAGCCCAGGGATGGCCAACGCCGAAGGTCTCGCTCAACACCTACTGTAGCGATCTGTACTGGTCTGACCAGCTGATCTGGGATTTGTTGCTCAGCAGACAGCGAGGTATTCAGCGTGCCGACCTATCGGACTACGTATACAACAGTGCCAAACGATTAGAGACAGCCTTGAGTGAAGCTAACTTTCCATTCAAGCGCGACTTACCCTACCGATTGGGACAAGCGGTGCGCTGGGTCGCAAACCAGGCTGGGCATCGGACCTTCGAAGCCAGCAAGCTAGAGAAGTTCTTTCAGGTTTTGGAAGGATCGGTGCGATCGCAAGTCGTCGATTACCTCGCTTTTGACTACTACGATCCGTTTTTAGCTCACACATTGAGGTTTCCAATCTTTTCAGACTTTGAGTTCGAAACAAAAGGTCTAAGAAGCTGGCTCGTGAGCGGCATGATGAGCAAATGGTGGGAATGGCGCAGTCTACCCAATGGGCTATATTTCTTCACCCAATACTATGCCCAAGCTTTTCCTGACCTACCCATTCTGATTGCAGAAAATGGCATGGCCCTACGGCGCAAACCGGACAACAGTATTGTCGCGCCCCGACAGGATCAGCTCAGCCGCAGTGACTTTTTGAAAGCCCACCTTGGGCAAGTACAGCGCTTACGAGAGGAAAAGATTCCGCTGGTGGGCTACATGCATTGGTCGTTAACCGACAACTACGAATGGGGGTCCTATACACCCCGGTTCGGGCTATTTAGCATTGATTTCACCCAGGGTGGAGAGCGGCAAAAAGTAGATCAGCTCGGCGATTGCCCCTCAGAAACCTATGCAGCATTTATCCAGCAGCAGAAATCAACGGCAATTGTTAAGCTTCATGCTGATGGTTCTTGA